In Sebastes fasciatus isolate fSebFas1 chromosome 15, fSebFas1.pri, whole genome shotgun sequence, a genomic segment contains:
- the slc2a1c gene encoding solute carrier family 2, facilitated glucose transporter member 1 has translation MLSVHDGRRRASGVRSLGDGGGGEGGEGSEGCITDEIGAKRQLQYICLQHLPSSLRRVRGGCLPGGQGSGVRGHVPDRRIHTLIENSAAGTELAELIRDLDAADKLILNQLNIMTSISWSMRTRGGPPLPFYQACPKFTSWSHLTATLLTSILAAVLGSLQIGYHTGNVNAPAKIIEEFFNHTWRARHNQSMPDHSLTLLWSLSVSIKDFGALLGSLGVKYLADSYGRRNSILIVNCLSVVGACLMSASKASESFEVLILGRLVFGLFCGLVMSLNPLYIQEVSPTNLRGAFATLNQVSFATGILVGMVAGLETVLGTEHYWALMLSLSVIPALTQYLVLPFCPESPRYLLFNRGEESKAEAALLRLRGSSDKVFAELEEMKEEAAHTHTGVTIQEFFKKRRYKQPIIIVLVINLGSQLSGFNAIINYSTRMFQAKFDQAKYLTLGVGVVNVTFTLVAFFLMERAGRRRLLLTGFISLAACNLLMTIVDSVLHLVPELRSLQVLLVFCLISAYELGPGPISWFIAAELFDQPGRPIAMAFTSMLNWGGKFVLALLFPPLLKICGAYVYLLFMTVALVAFTFTWFRLPETKGRTFDDIAEEFRGAEGIPLHNKTGFNTFP, from the exons ATGTTGTCAGTGCATGATGGGAGGCGGAGGGCTTCGGGGGTGAGGTCGCTTGGTGATGGGGGCGGGGGGGAAGGCGGGGAGGGGAGCGAGGGTTGTATCACAGATGAAATTGGAGCCAAGAGGCAGCTGCAGTACATCTGTCTT CAGCACCTGCCCAGCAGCCTGCGCAGGGTCAGGGGGGGTTGCCTGCCAGGAGGCCAGGgctcaggggtcagaggtcatgttCCAGACAGGCGTATCCACACGCTGATTGAGAACTCAGCTGCAGGAACAGAGCTTGCAG AGTTAATTAGAGATTTAGATGCAGCAGATAAACTGATCCTCAATCAGTTAAATATCATGACGTCGATCAGCTGGTCCATGAGAACCAGAGGAGGCCCGCCGCTGCCTTTCTATCAGGCCTGCCCCAAATTCACCAGCTGG AGCCATCTGACGGCCACACTCCTGACCTCCATCCTGGCAGCGGTGCTCGGCTCCCTGCAGATTGGCTACCACACGGGCAACGTCAACGCTCCGGCCAAG ATCATTGAAGAGTTTTTCAATCACACCTGGAGAGCCAGGCACAACCAGTCGATGCCAGATCACAGCCTGACTCTCCTGTGGTCGCTCTCTGTCAGCATTAAAGACTTCGGAGCCTTGCTGGGCTCGCTGGGAGTCAAATACCTGGCAGACTCTTACGGAAG ACGTAACTCCATCCTAATAGTGAACTGTCTCTCCGTGGTGGGAGCGTGCCTGATGTCCGCCTCCAAAGCCAGCGAGTCATTTGAGGTCCTCATCCTGGGACGGTTGGTGTTCGGTCTCTTCTGCGGCCTGGTGATGAGTCTTAATCCGCTCTACATCCAGGAAGTGTCCCCTACAAACCTGAGAGGGGCCTTCGCCACACTCAACCAGGTGTCCTTCGCCACAGGCATCCTGGTGGGAATG GTGGCTGGTCTGGAGACAGTGTTGGGTACGGAGCATTACTGGGCCTTGATGCTGTCGCTGTCTGTTATCCCGGCCCTGACGCAGTACCTGGTCCTGCCTTTCTGTCCTGAGAGCCCTCGCTACCTGCTCTTCAACCGCGGAGAGGAGAGCAAAGCAGAGGCTG CCCTGCTGAGGCTGAGAGGAAGCTCAGACAAGGTGTTCGCTGAGCTGGAAGAGATGAAGGAAGAGGCCGCCCACACTCACACCGGCGTCACCATCCAAGAGTTCTTCAAGAAGCGCAGATACAAGCAGCCAATCATCATCGTCCTCGTCATCAACTTGGGCAGCCAGCTATCCGGATTCAATGCG ATCATCAATTATTCCACCAGAATGTTCCAGGCCAAGTTTGATCAGGCCAAATACCTGACTTTGGGCGTGGGGGTCGTCAATGTGACCTTCACTTTGGTGGCA TTCTTCCTGATGGaaagggctgggaggaggagatTGCTCCTGACTGGTTTCATCTCCTTAGCTGCGTGCAACTTGCTCATGACCATAGTGGATTCTGTGCTG CACCTGGTCCCAGAGCTGCGGAGCCTGCAGGTCCTGCTGGTCTTCTGCCTGATCTCAGCCTACGAGCTGGGCCCCGGCCCCATCTCATGGTTCATCGCTGCTGAGCTGTTCGACCAGCCTGGCAGACCCATCGCTATGGCCTTCACCAGCATGCTCAACTGGGGAGGGAAGTTTGTTCTGGCACTCCTCTTTCCTCCATTACTG aaaatCTGCGGTGCGTACGTCTACCTCCTCTTCATGACCGTTGCTCTGGTCGCCTTCACCTTCACCTGGTTTCGCCTCCCAGAGACAAAAGGACGCACATTCGACGACATTGCAGAGGAGTTCAGAGGAGCGGAGGGCATCCCTTTGCACAATAAGACTGGATTCAACACTTTCCCGTGA